In one window of Cellulophaga sp. HaHa_2_95 DNA:
- the porV gene encoding type IX secretion system outer membrane channel protein PorV, with the protein MKKLLVVALVLGYFKVSAQNERVITTAVPFLTISADARASGMGDIGVATSVDAYSQQWNPAKFAFAEQKMGIGISYTPYLESIITDIALLNASFYNKIDDRSAFAASIRYFTLGEIELRQFANDPGTLTKPNEFAIDGSYSLKLSETFSMAVGARFISSNLKFPDQAGSADTQAASAFAVDIAGFYRSREIAYDNFDGRWRLGFNLSNLGNKISYDEGGQENFLPTNLKFGTGFDFIFDADNKLALSTEFNKLLVPTPQDFDEDGDIDTVDNTEYQEIGFLSGVFKSFNDAPDGFSEELKEFTWALGAEYSYQDAFMLRTGYFNESEEKGSRKFFSLGAGFKFKAAQVDLSYLFSSSKIQNPLENTLRFSLTFNLGEEFIND; encoded by the coding sequence ATGAAAAAATTATTAGTAGTTGCCTTAGTTTTAGGTTATTTTAAAGTATCCGCTCAAAATGAACGTGTTATTACAACAGCTGTTCCTTTCTTAACAATTTCTGCAGATGCTCGTGCGTCTGGTATGGGTGATATTGGCGTAGCCACATCTGTTGATGCCTATTCACAACAATGGAACCCTGCAAAGTTTGCTTTTGCGGAACAGAAAATGGGAATAGGAATTAGTTACACGCCTTATTTGGAAAGTATTATTACAGATATAGCATTATTAAATGCTAGTTTTTATAATAAAATTGATGATCGCAGTGCATTTGCTGCGAGTATACGATATTTCACATTAGGGGAAATTGAGCTTAGACAATTTGCAAATGATCCAGGGACATTAACAAAACCTAATGAATTTGCTATTGATGGTTCTTATTCGTTAAAGCTTAGCGAAACTTTTTCAATGGCTGTGGGAGCACGTTTCATTAGCTCTAATTTGAAATTTCCTGATCAAGCGGGGTCTGCAGATACGCAGGCAGCTAGTGCTTTTGCTGTAGATATAGCAGGTTTTTACCGCTCTAGAGAGATTGCTTATGATAATTTTGATGGGCGATGGAGATTAGGTTTTAACCTTTCGAACTTAGGGAATAAGATTTCCTACGACGAAGGCGGACAAGAAAATTTCTTGCCAACAAATTTAAAATTTGGAACCGGCTTTGATTTTATTTTTGATGCAGATAATAAATTAGCCTTATCAACAGAATTTAATAAATTGTTAGTGCCAACGCCTCAAGATTTTGATGAAGATGGTGATATTGATACGGTAGATAATACAGAATATCAGGAAATAGGATTTTTAAGTGGTGTCTTTAAATCATTTAACGATGCTCCTGATGGTTTTTCGGAAGAATTAAAAGAGTTTACTTGGGCATTAGGTGCGGAGTATAGTTATCAAGATGCATTTATGTTGCGTACAGGATATTTTAATGAGAGCGAAGAGAAAGGATCTAGAAAATTTTTCTCCTTGGGTGCTGGTTTTAAATTTAAAGCAGCTCAAGTAGATTTATCTTACTTATTTTCGTCCTCTAAAATCCAAAATCCTTTAGAAAATACCTTGCGTTTTTCACTTACCTTTAATTTAGGAGAAGAGTTTATAAACGATTAA
- the pdhA gene encoding pyruvate dehydrogenase (acetyl-transferring) E1 component subunit alpha: protein MEKITKEVYLKWYEDMLFWRKFEDKLAAVYIQQKVRGFLHLYNGQEAVLAGALHAMDLSKDKMITAYRNHVQPIGMGVDPKRVMAELFGKVTGTSKGMGGSMHIFSKEHRFYGGHGIVGGQIPLGAGLAFADKYKKSNAVTLCYMGDGAVRQGSLHETFNLAMLWQLPVVFVCENNGYAMGTSVARTSYSTDIWKLGLGYEMPCGPVDGMDPVTVAKEMSKAIERARSGGGPTFLEMKTYRYRGHSMSDAQHYRTKAEVEEYKKIDPITQVLDVIKDKKYASDEEIKNIEKKVKSLVAECEKFAEESDFPPVNQMYDMVYEQEDYPFLQHKL from the coding sequence ATGGAAAAAATCACAAAAGAGGTCTACCTTAAATGGTATGAGGACATGTTGTTCTGGAGAAAATTCGAGGATAAATTAGCAGCAGTTTATATTCAACAGAAAGTTAGAGGGTTTTTACACCTTTATAACGGACAAGAAGCTGTTTTAGCAGGAGCTCTTCATGCTATGGATCTTTCAAAGGATAAAATGATTACTGCCTATAGAAATCACGTGCAGCCAATTGGTATGGGTGTTGATCCAAAAAGAGTAATGGCCGAATTGTTTGGTAAAGTTACAGGTACCTCAAAAGGTATGGGAGGTTCAATGCATATATTTTCGAAAGAACACCGTTTTTATGGTGGTCACGGTATTGTTGGAGGTCAAATTCCATTAGGTGCTGGTTTAGCTTTTGCAGATAAATATAAAAAGAGTAACGCCGTTACTTTGTGTTATATGGGTGATGGTGCCGTAAGACAAGGTTCATTACATGAAACCTTTAATCTTGCTATGCTTTGGCAGTTGCCAGTAGTTTTTGTTTGTGAAAACAACGGCTATGCGATGGGAACTTCCGTGGCTAGAACATCATACTCTACAGATATCTGGAAACTAGGTTTAGGGTATGAAATGCCATGTGGACCTGTAGATGGTATGGATCCTGTGACTGTAGCTAAAGAAATGAGTAAAGCCATTGAAAGGGCTAGATCTGGAGGAGGACCAACTTTCTTAGAAATGAAAACATACAGATATAGAGGTCACTCTATGTCAGATGCACAACATTATAGAACAAAAGCAGAAGTAGAGGAGTATAAGAAAATAGATCCAATTACACAAGTTTTAGATGTAATTAAGGATAAAAAATACGCTTCTGACGAAGAGATTAAGAATATAGAGAAAAAGGTAAAGAGCTTAGTAGCGGAATGTGAAAAATTCGCTGAAGAGTCAGATTTCCCTCCTGTAAATCAAATGTATGATATGGTTTACGAGCAAGAAGATTATCCATTTTTACAACATAAATTATAG
- a CDS encoding folylpolyglutamate synthase/dihydrofolate synthase family protein, producing the protein MTYQEVLDWMFAQLPMYQQKGVSAHSGKLEGIINFAAHLNHPEHKFKSIHVAGTNGKGSSSHMLASILQEAGYKVGLYTSPHLKDFRERIKINGTSISEEEVIDFIETNFDYLKANKLSFFEMTVGMAFDYFVNQDVDIAVIEVGLGGRLDSTNIIHPEVSLITNIGLDHVDLLGDTLAKIAAEKAGIIKNDVPVVISETQLETQEVFKTIAKSKGAEITFADQIIEDVYQTCLLGSYQEKNMKGVLEVIHKLKAFEVSRDAIKKGLLNVVVNTGLLGRWQTLSEHPRVVCDTAHNTDGLKIVIQQLIKQEYDQLHVVLGFVKDKDLASILPLFPKNARYYFCAPKINRGLDEIILKNTAEVHNLIGASYSSVNKALESAVMAASEQDFIYVGGSTFVVAEIL; encoded by the coding sequence ATGACTTATCAAGAAGTGTTAGATTGGATGTTTGCGCAACTTCCAATGTATCAGCAAAAAGGGGTAAGTGCTCACTCCGGAAAATTAGAGGGAATTATAAATTTTGCTGCACATTTAAATCATCCAGAACATAAATTTAAAAGTATACATGTAGCCGGTACTAATGGCAAAGGTTCAAGTAGTCATATGCTTGCTTCCATATTGCAAGAAGCGGGTTATAAAGTTGGTTTGTATACTTCCCCTCATCTAAAAGACTTCAGAGAACGCATAAAAATTAACGGAACCTCAATTTCTGAGGAAGAGGTAATTGATTTTATCGAAACTAATTTTGATTATTTAAAAGCGAATAAGCTCTCCTTTTTTGAAATGACCGTAGGTATGGCATTTGATTATTTTGTAAATCAGGATGTTGATATTGCGGTGATTGAAGTTGGATTAGGAGGAAGGTTAGATTCTACAAATATTATTCATCCAGAAGTTTCATTGATTACTAATATTGGTTTAGATCATGTAGACCTGCTTGGTGACACGCTTGCTAAAATTGCAGCGGAGAAAGCTGGGATTATAAAGAATGATGTGCCTGTGGTAATAAGTGAAACACAATTAGAAACGCAAGAGGTTTTTAAAACCATTGCAAAATCTAAGGGTGCTGAAATTACGTTTGCGGATCAAATCATAGAGGATGTCTATCAGACGTGCTTATTAGGATCCTATCAAGAGAAAAACATGAAAGGTGTCCTTGAGGTTATCCATAAGCTTAAGGCGTTTGAGGTGTCAAGAGATGCTATTAAAAAGGGCTTGTTAAATGTAGTTGTCAATACAGGGCTTTTAGGAAGGTGGCAAACACTGTCAGAACATCCAAGAGTTGTTTGCGATACAGCACATAATACGGATGGTTTGAAAATAGTTATACAACAACTAATAAAACAAGAATATGATCAGTTGCATGTAGTTTTAGGTTTTGTAAAAGATAAAGACTTGGCATCAATTTTACCACTTTTTCCAAAAAATGCTAGGTATTATTTTTGTGCTCCAAAAATAAATAGAGGTTTAGATGAAATTATTTTAAAAAATACCGCGGAAGTGCATAATTTGATCGGAGCATCTTATTCTTCTGTAAATAAGGCACTTGAAAGTGCGGTGATGGCGGCTTCTGAGCAGGATTTTATTTATGTTGGGGGTAGTACTTTTGTTGTAGCAGAAATTTTATAA
- the cdd gene encoding cytidine deaminase, which produces MKKQITVEYEVFPSLERLAQEDMSLMEQAVLARANAYAPYSSFHVGAAVLLENGKVVVGNNQENASYPSGLCAERVAIFQAGAIYPGVKIKAVAITATSKNYAVKEPAAPCGNCRQAMIEYEQKQKEPISILLMGEIGEVLKISSLSDILPLAFNSSFL; this is translated from the coding sequence TTGAAGAAACAAATAACAGTAGAGTATGAAGTTTTTCCATCTTTAGAGCGCTTAGCGCAAGAAGATATGAGTCTAATGGAACAGGCTGTATTGGCCAGAGCTAATGCATACGCTCCGTATTCTAGTTTTCATGTAGGCGCTGCTGTGCTTTTAGAAAATGGTAAAGTAGTGGTGGGCAATAACCAAGAGAATGCGTCATATCCATCAGGTTTGTGTGCAGAACGTGTGGCAATTTTTCAAGCGGGTGCCATTTACCCGGGTGTAAAAATTAAGGCGGTAGCAATTACGGCAACTTCAAAGAATTATGCGGTAAAAGAACCTGCTGCTCCTTGTGGTAATTGTAGGCAAGCAATGATAGAATACGAGCAGAAACAGAAAGAACCTATTTCTATCCTTTTAATGGGGGAAATTGGTGAAGTACTCAAAATAAGTTCGCTGTCTGATATCTTGCCACTAGCTTTCAATAGTTCCTTTTTATAA
- the murF gene encoding UDP-N-acetylmuramoyl-tripeptide--D-alanyl-D-alanine ligase, with translation MKIEKLHELFLEFPTISTDTRKITKDCIFFALKGDNFDGNTYAKKAIESGAKYAIIDHQEFAVNDSYILVTDVLTCLQELANFHRKFSSAKVIALTGSNGKTTTKELINSVLSTSYKTIATVGNLNNHIGVPLTLLHIKADTEIAIIEMGANHQKEIEFLCSIAAPDFGYITNFGKAHLEGFGGFEGVIKGKSELYTYLQQENKPIFFNADDEIQFTKLAPYIHKFGFSQTNAKYYNIELKTVDPFVTISFEKEEINSNLIGAYNFINCCAAIIMGKYFNVPIAQIKNGIERYIPANNRSQILEQNGHKIILDAYNANPSSMKAALENFSKLKASKKMVFLGDMFELGSSAPEEHQYIAELTSSLNFDEAFLIGENFALTSSHLKTFKSFNELSEFLKSNTLQNSAILIKGSRGMALERMLELI, from the coding sequence ATGAAAATAGAAAAGCTCCATGAACTTTTTTTAGAGTTCCCTACCATAAGTACTGATACGAGAAAAATAACTAAAGACTGTATTTTTTTCGCACTAAAAGGTGATAATTTTGACGGTAATACTTATGCAAAAAAAGCCATAGAAAGCGGCGCAAAATATGCGATTATTGACCACCAAGAATTTGCTGTAAACGATTCCTATATTTTAGTTACAGACGTTCTAACCTGCTTACAGGAGTTAGCCAATTTTCATAGAAAATTTAGCTCAGCAAAAGTTATTGCACTAACAGGCAGTAACGGTAAAACCACGACCAAAGAACTTATAAATTCTGTTTTGAGCACCAGCTATAAAACAATTGCTACCGTAGGAAATTTAAATAATCACATTGGCGTTCCCTTAACCCTACTTCACATAAAAGCGGATACAGAAATCGCCATTATAGAAATGGGTGCTAATCATCAGAAAGAAATTGAATTCTTATGTAGTATTGCAGCGCCAGATTTTGGATACATCACTAATTTTGGAAAAGCACACTTAGAAGGGTTCGGAGGCTTTGAAGGTGTTATAAAAGGAAAAAGCGAACTATACACCTATCTTCAACAAGAGAATAAGCCAATCTTTTTTAACGCAGATGACGAAATCCAATTTACAAAACTAGCACCTTATATCCATAAATTTGGTTTCAGTCAAACAAATGCTAAATACTACAACATTGAACTTAAGACAGTAGATCCTTTTGTGACTATCAGCTTTGAGAAGGAAGAAATAAACTCGAATCTAATAGGCGCTTATAATTTCATCAATTGTTGCGCAGCTATTATTATGGGAAAATATTTCAATGTTCCTATAGCGCAAATTAAAAATGGAATAGAACGGTATATCCCCGCTAACAATCGCTCTCAAATATTGGAGCAAAATGGCCACAAAATAATATTGGACGCTTACAACGCCAACCCAAGTAGCATGAAAGCTGCCTTAGAGAATTTCAGCAAACTAAAAGCTTCCAAAAAAATGGTTTTTTTAGGAGATATGTTCGAGCTAGGAAGCTCCGCTCCCGAAGAACACCAATATATTGCCGAATTAACTTCGTCCCTTAATTTTGATGAAGCTTTTTTAATTGGCGAAAATTTTGCCTTAACCAGTTCTCATCTAAAAACCTTTAAGTCTTTTAATGAACTCTCAGAATTCTTAAAAAGCAATACACTTCAAAATAGTGCTATTTTGATTAAAGGGTCTAGAGGTATGGCTTTGGAAAGAATGCTAGAATTAATCTAA
- the gldJ gene encoding gliding motility lipoprotein GldJ — MKKQFIKVVLSCAVIAGSVSSCKNSSSSKNTSRATGWKINAKEGGFQHNTDYKEQETAPGLVFVEGGTFTKGKVQDDVMHDWNNTPTAQHVMSFYMDETEVTNSMYLEYLDYLKSVYPPEDPRYANIYTGALPDTLVWRNRLGFNETMTNNYLRHPAYAEYPVVGVNWIQAVQFAEWRTDRVNEIMLEREGYLSEEAKYKVVNGDIEGTFSTEAYLNRPESVYNGQIDSLQGKMKKDSVSNFASRSTGIILPEYRLPTETEWEYAAAAQVGSREYNNQRGRKKYPWEGDYTRNGQRLGRGDQLANFKQGKGDYGGIAGWSDDGADITAQVKSYKPNDLGLYEMAGNVAEWVSDVYRPIVDDEVSDFNYYRGNIYMKTAIGEDGKVNVIRDSIVYDTLPNGKVVAVNLPGELKMVAVDENETYLRTNFSSSDNRGYRDGEPGSSRFYDRFSDDEDGDEKKKMYNSPKHKVQRDSVGNLTRNYDKSNYRTTLINDEVRVFKGGSWRDRAYWLDPAQRRYLPQYMATDYIGFRCAMSRVGSKSKTKNKTVRSKKVK, encoded by the coding sequence ATGAAAAAACAATTCATCAAAGTTGTACTCTCTTGTGCTGTTATTGCAGGTAGTGTTAGTAGTTGTAAAAATTCTTCTTCTTCAAAAAACACTTCAAGAGCTACAGGTTGGAAAATAAATGCAAAGGAAGGTGGTTTTCAACACAACACAGACTATAAAGAGCAAGAAACTGCTCCAGGTTTGGTTTTTGTTGAAGGGGGTACTTTTACAAAAGGTAAGGTGCAAGACGATGTTATGCATGACTGGAATAACACTCCAACAGCACAACATGTTATGTCTTTCTACATGGATGAAACAGAAGTTACCAACTCTATGTATTTAGAATACTTGGATTACTTAAAGAGTGTTTATCCTCCTGAAGATCCAAGATATGCAAATATCTATACAGGTGCTTTGCCGGATACTTTAGTATGGAGAAATCGTTTAGGGTTCAACGAAACCATGACCAACAACTACTTACGTCACCCAGCATACGCAGAATATCCTGTGGTTGGTGTAAACTGGATCCAAGCAGTACAATTTGCTGAATGGAGAACAGATAGAGTAAATGAAATTATGCTTGAAAGAGAAGGATACCTTTCTGAGGAAGCAAAATATAAAGTAGTAAACGGAGATATTGAAGGTACTTTTAGTACTGAAGCTTACCTAAACAGACCTGAGTCTGTTTATAATGGGCAAATAGATTCTTTACAAGGAAAAATGAAAAAAGATTCTGTATCTAACTTCGCATCAAGAAGTACAGGTATCATCTTACCTGAATACAGATTACCAACAGAAACAGAGTGGGAATATGCTGCGGCTGCACAAGTAGGATCTAGAGAATACAACAACCAAAGAGGTAGAAAAAAATATCCTTGGGAAGGTGATTACACAAGAAACGGACAACGTCTTGGTCGTGGTGATCAATTAGCTAACTTTAAGCAAGGTAAAGGTGATTACGGTGGAATCGCAGGTTGGTCCGATGATGGTGCTGACATTACAGCTCAAGTTAAATCGTACAAGCCAAATGATCTAGGATTATACGAAATGGCCGGTAACGTTGCAGAATGGGTTTCGGATGTATATAGACCTATTGTAGATGATGAAGTAAGTGATTTTAACTACTACCGTGGTAACATTTACATGAAAACAGCTATTGGAGAGGACGGAAAAGTAAATGTAATTAGAGATTCTATTGTTTATGATACGTTACCAAACGGAAAAGTAGTAGCTGTAAATTTACCAGGTGAACTTAAAATGGTTGCCGTAGATGAAAACGAAACATATTTAAGAACAAACTTCTCTTCTAGTGATAACAGAGGCTATAGAGATGGTGAACCAGGATCTTCAAGATTTTATGACAGATTCAGTGATGATGAAGACGGTGATGAAAAGAAGAAAATGTACAACTCGCCTAAACATAAAGTACAACGAGATTCTGTAGGTAACTTAACTCGTAACTATGACAAATCTAATTACAGAACTACATTAATTAATGATGAAGTTAGAGTTTTCAAAGGTGGTTCTTGGAGAGATAGAGCCTATTGGTTAGACCCAGCGCAACGTAGATACTTACCACAATATATGGCTACTGATTACATCGGATTTAGATGTGCCATGTCTAGAGTAGGTTCTAAGTCTAAAACAAAGAACAAAACTGTTAGAAGTAAAAAAGTGAAATAA
- a CDS encoding glycerol-3-phosphate dehydrogenase/oxidase, whose product MEKNHFTYLKRNEIIQKLKEETFDLVVIGGGITGAGILLDASSRGMKVALIEKGDFASGTSSKSSKLIHGGLRYLKQFELLLVKEVGTERAIVHKLAPHLVIPEKMLLPLIENGSYGEWMTSFGLKVYDILADVEGDDKRKMMDKEKTLALEPLLPEAILKGSGYYAEYRTDDARLTLENIKTGLNFGGTAINYTKVKDFLYTDGQISGVKVADVVSGEEYQINAKFVINAAGPWVDELRTINHSKEGKQLHLTKGVHLVFEKDKLPLKQSVYFDIPDGRMMFAIPRGNVTYAGTTDTNYEHSKDEVVATTEDADYLLNAINNMFPSVHLERKDIVSSWAGLRPLIHEEGKSPSELSRKDEIFSSDSGLLSMAGGKLTGYRKMAERVVDKLQRRLERQTNVAYKDVFTDEIPLVGGPWKNYKEVKKYIAKIHEILKNDHFKKHRAWYLVTTYGKQTEAILEFYNASTNEKPKEKLILAELQFCIHNEMVVTPLDFFVRRTGRLYFDIKSVKKHREIVFSVFKETFDLNDATLQKYNSELDVLIKSHSEF is encoded by the coding sequence ATGGAAAAAAATCATTTTACATATTTAAAAAGAAACGAGATAATTCAAAAATTAAAAGAGGAAACTTTTGATTTGGTAGTTATTGGTGGTGGTATAACCGGCGCCGGTATTTTGTTAGATGCCTCTTCAAGAGGTATGAAAGTTGCTCTAATAGAGAAGGGCGATTTTGCTTCCGGAACCAGTAGTAAATCATCTAAGCTAATTCATGGCGGACTTCGGTATTTAAAACAGTTTGAGCTTTTGTTGGTCAAAGAAGTGGGTACAGAGCGGGCTATAGTACATAAATTGGCGCCACATTTAGTCATTCCGGAAAAAATGCTCTTACCTTTAATTGAAAATGGCTCCTATGGCGAATGGATGACTTCCTTTGGATTAAAGGTGTATGATATTCTGGCTGATGTAGAAGGTGATGATAAGCGTAAGATGATGGATAAAGAGAAAACTTTAGCCTTAGAGCCGCTACTTCCTGAAGCTATCTTAAAAGGTTCTGGTTATTATGCAGAATATAGAACAGATGATGCTAGGTTAACCCTGGAGAATATTAAAACAGGATTAAATTTTGGTGGGACGGCTATTAACTATACGAAGGTCAAGGACTTTTTGTATACAGATGGTCAAATTTCGGGAGTTAAAGTTGCTGATGTAGTTAGCGGGGAGGAATATCAAATTAATGCTAAGTTTGTCATCAATGCTGCAGGTCCTTGGGTAGATGAATTACGTACTATTAATCACTCCAAAGAAGGAAAGCAATTACATTTGACAAAAGGGGTTCATTTGGTGTTTGAGAAAGACAAATTGCCGCTAAAACAATCGGTGTATTTTGATATTCCTGATGGCAGGATGATGTTTGCTATTCCTAGAGGAAATGTAACCTATGCAGGAACTACAGATACAAATTATGAGCACTCCAAAGATGAGGTCGTCGCAACTACTGAAGATGCAGATTACCTCTTGAATGCAATTAATAATATGTTTCCTAGTGTTCATTTAGAGCGTAAAGATATTGTGTCTTCTTGGGCAGGTTTGAGACCATTAATTCACGAAGAAGGAAAATCGCCTTCAGAGCTTTCAAGAAAGGATGAGATATTTAGCTCTGACTCTGGATTATTGAGTATGGCAGGAGGTAAGCTTACGGGGTATCGGAAAATGGCAGAACGCGTGGTGGACAAACTTCAGAGGCGATTAGAACGACAAACAAATGTAGCGTATAAAGATGTATTTACAGATGAGATTCCGCTTGTTGGCGGGCCTTGGAAGAACTATAAAGAGGTTAAAAAGTATATAGCTAAAATTCATGAAATTCTTAAAAATGATCACTTTAAAAAGCATCGGGCTTGGTATCTAGTGACGACGTATGGGAAGCAGACAGAAGCTATTTTAGAATTTTATAATGCTAGTACTAATGAGAAGCCTAAAGAAAAATTAATTTTAGCAGAATTGCAATTTTGCATTCATAATGAAATGGTAGTAACTCCCTTGGATTTTTTTGTCAGAAGAACCGGGAGGCTCTATTTTGATATCAAGAGTGTGAAAAAACATCGGGAAATAGTTTTTTCAGTCTTCAAGGAGACCTTTGATCTTAATGATGCCACTTTGCAAAAGTATAACTCCGAGTTAGATGTGCTCATAAAATCACATTCAGAGTTTTAA